CAGACCCTCGAGACGGATGGAGCAGACTGACGTGTCGAAGAAGATTGAGCTCACCGACGATGCCCCTCATCTCCTGGTGGTCGATGACGACACCCGTATCCGCGATCTCTTGCACCGTTTCCTGACGGAGAAGGGTTTTCGTGTCTCGATTGCAGCCGACGCCGCCGAAGCGCGGCGCAAGCTGGAGGGCCTGAGTTTCGATCTCCTCGTGCTCGACGTCATGATGCCAGGCGAATCCGGCCTGTCGCTCACCCAGAGCCTGTCGGATGAAAAGCGAGTGCCGATCATTCTTCTCACCGCCCGATCCGAGGCCGACAGCCGCATTGCCGGTCTCGAAGCCGGTGCTGACGATTATCTCGCCAAGCCATTCGATCCGCGCGAACTGGTGCTCAGGATCAACAACATCCTGAAGCGCAACATGAATCCGGATGCGCCCAAGATCGAACAGGTCATGTTCGGCCCCTACACCTTTTCGGTTCTGCGCAAGGAATTGCGCAAGGGAGCCGAAATCATCCGCCTTACCGACCGCGAGCAGGATATCATGTATCTCTTCGCCACCCGCGCCGGCGACACGATCCCGCGGCACGAACTGGTCGGCAATGATGCCGAGGTCGGCGAGCGCACGATTGACGTTCAGATCAACCGTCTCAGGCGAAAGATCGAGGATGACCCCGCCAACCCCGTCTGGCTGCAGACGGTCCGCGGCATCGGCTACCGCCTGAGCATGGATTGAAGCCTTCGACGACGGTGCGCGCTGCGCCGGGGAAGTAGTGGAACATGACGCTGTTCGATCAGATCCGTCGCGATCAGGACCGCAGCCCGGCGACCGGACTGCCGGGCATGCTGCGCTGGCTGCGGCACCGGCTG
This DNA window, taken from Peteryoungia algae, encodes the following:
- a CDS encoding response regulator, yielding MEQTDVSKKIELTDDAPHLLVVDDDTRIRDLLHRFLTEKGFRVSIAADAAEARRKLEGLSFDLLVLDVMMPGESGLSLTQSLSDEKRVPIILLTARSEADSRIAGLEAGADDYLAKPFDPRELVLRINNILKRNMNPDAPKIEQVMFGPYTFSVLRKELRKGAEIIRLTDREQDIMYLFATRAGDTIPRHELVGNDAEVGERTIDVQINRLRRKIEDDPANPVWLQTVRGIGYRLSMD